A genomic stretch from Cellulomonas sp. KRMCY2 includes:
- a CDS encoding SigE family RNA polymerase sigma factor produces MAWEDDLDDLARERGSALVGYAYLLTGELASAQDLVQEAFVRTFARRRSGADVEWLEAYVRRAVLNVYRDGCRKRRTWFGVRHLVAEHTADGAPDAIAADRADVHAALARLSPRERACIVLRHYEDLTVPEVADRLAVSEGAVKRYLSDARGRLGHLLGDSTAGHIDVITTERTER; encoded by the coding sequence GTGGCGTGGGAGGACGATCTCGACGACCTCGCCCGGGAGCGCGGCTCCGCGCTGGTCGGGTACGCCTACCTGCTGACCGGTGAGCTGGCCTCCGCGCAGGATCTGGTCCAGGAGGCGTTCGTCCGGACCTTCGCCAGGCGGCGGTCCGGGGCGGACGTCGAGTGGCTCGAGGCGTACGTGCGCCGCGCGGTGCTCAACGTCTACCGCGACGGCTGTCGCAAGCGACGGACCTGGTTCGGTGTCCGGCACCTCGTCGCTGAGCACACCGCCGACGGAGCACCGGATGCGATCGCTGCGGACCGTGCCGACGTGCACGCCGCGCTGGCACGTCTCTCACCGCGAGAACGGGCGTGCATCGTGCTCCGCCACTACGAGGACCTGACGGTGCCGGAGGTCGCGGACCGCCTCGCCGTCAGCGAGGGCGCGGTCAAGCGGTACCTGTCCGACGCCCGCGGTCGCCTCGGCCACCTGCTCGGCGACAGCACTGCAGGACACATCGACGTCATCACGACCGAGAGGACGGAGCGATGA
- a CDS encoding DUF4214 domain-containing protein, producing the protein MDVSRLSGAGLTRRAIVVTLGALLLGTGLSTTSAQGVPAQPEAAAPHAATTQQPARPQSGNSDSELVRFITFVYSDLFGREPDQAGLNGWVSALDRGSPRTPVANAITYSTEYRARLIGASYDRYLGRGPDPVGLATWLQAMEAGWTISQMEAGFIASPEYYARAGATDTGWVTTLYADVLGRTAGASEVAAWTGVLRSGGSRWAVSMGFLLSTEHLSTVVDGYYQHLLGRGLDPNGQQTWVGILQAGGRDEAIIAGIIASDEYWDRATRPAQLELTPSSSVITSGAAQTYVVEGFSTMGVSQGDFAQFATLAVDGDPSVCVRATCSPLAVGDHVVTATVGRADAATAVLHVSPASGPVLYSMFAWGRNMSGQLGDGSRTDQSAPIMVGAETHWSTVSADASRTAGIKTDGTLWAWGWNGSGELGDGTTTDRPAPVQLGADTHWASVAAGGSHTAALKTDGSLWSWGVNDRGQLGDGTTYFRSTPQRVGTDTTWASVSAGGDHTVAVKTDGTLWTWGGNGSGQLGDGTTNARSVPVQVGSDTHWATAAAGDGCTAAVKTDGTLWAWGLNDRGQLGDGTVDPRSTPVQIGTDTHWASVSTALRSTAAIRTDGTLWAWGAYETGIGTTGGRLLPAQVGSDTHWSAVAAGNTSTAGLTTDGTLWEWPSIAGGDAVVRPLQVGAAAGWVTVTAGSGHVVALRP; encoded by the coding sequence ATGGACGTGTCGCGACTCTCCGGCGCAGGTCTCACTCGGCGAGCGATCGTCGTGACGCTCGGGGCGCTCCTCCTCGGGACGGGTCTGTCGACGACGAGCGCGCAGGGCGTGCCCGCGCAGCCCGAGGCGGCCGCTCCGCACGCCGCCACGACCCAGCAGCCCGCGCGGCCACAGAGCGGCAACTCGGACAGCGAGCTCGTACGGTTCATCACGTTCGTGTACAGCGACCTCTTCGGGCGGGAGCCCGACCAGGCGGGCCTGAACGGCTGGGTGTCCGCGCTGGACCGTGGTTCGCCGCGGACTCCGGTCGCGAATGCGATCACGTACAGCACGGAGTACCGCGCCCGACTCATCGGTGCCTCCTACGACCGCTACCTCGGCCGCGGGCCGGATCCGGTCGGACTGGCGACCTGGCTGCAGGCGATGGAGGCCGGCTGGACGATCTCGCAGATGGAGGCAGGCTTCATCGCCTCTCCCGAGTACTACGCGCGCGCGGGCGCCACCGACACCGGGTGGGTCACGACGCTGTATGCGGACGTCCTGGGCCGCACGGCCGGGGCGAGCGAGGTGGCGGCGTGGACCGGGGTGCTGCGCAGCGGCGGCTCCCGCTGGGCCGTCTCGATGGGCTTCCTGCTCTCGACCGAGCACCTGAGCACCGTGGTGGACGGGTACTACCAGCACCTGCTGGGCCGGGGCCTGGACCCGAACGGACAACAGACCTGGGTCGGCATCCTGCAGGCGGGTGGGCGCGACGAGGCGATCATCGCCGGCATCATCGCCAGCGACGAGTACTGGGACAGGGCCACGAGGCCGGCCCAGCTGGAGCTCACCCCGTCGTCGTCGGTGATCACCTCCGGGGCCGCGCAGACGTATGTCGTCGAGGGGTTCAGCACGATGGGCGTGTCCCAGGGCGACTTCGCGCAGTTCGCCACGTTGGCGGTGGACGGCGACCCGTCGGTCTGTGTGCGCGCGACCTGCTCGCCCCTCGCGGTCGGTGATCACGTCGTCACCGCCACCGTCGGTCGCGCCGACGCCGCCACCGCCGTCCTGCACGTGAGTCCCGCGTCCGGCCCCGTCCTCTACTCGATGTTCGCCTGGGGCAGGAACATGTCCGGTCAGCTGGGCGACGGCAGCCGCACCGACCAGTCCGCCCCGATCATGGTGGGTGCCGAGACCCATTGGTCCACGGTGTCCGCCGACGCGAGCCGCACGGCGGGGATCAAGACCGACGGAACCCTGTGGGCGTGGGGCTGGAACGGGTCCGGCGAGCTGGGCGACGGCACCACCACCGATCGGCCGGCGCCGGTGCAGCTCGGCGCCGACACCCACTGGGCCTCCGTGGCAGCGGGCGGCTCACACACGGCGGCCCTCAAGACCGACGGGTCGCTGTGGTCCTGGGGAGTGAACGACCGTGGCCAGCTCGGCGACGGCACCACCTACTTCAGATCCACTCCCCAGCGCGTCGGGACCGACACGACCTGGGCCTCGGTCTCCGCCGGTGGCGACCACACGGTCGCGGTCAAGACCGACGGCACGCTGTGGACCTGGGGCGGCAACGGCAGTGGTCAGCTGGGTGACGGCACGACGAACGCGCGGTCGGTGCCGGTGCAGGTCGGCTCCGACACCCACTGGGCGACCGCAGCGGCCGGCGACGGGTGCACGGCAGCGGTCAAGACCGACGGGACCCTGTGGGCGTGGGGACTGAACGACCGCGGCCAGCTCGGCGACGGAACCGTCGACCCGCGGTCGACGCCGGTGCAGATCGGCACCGACACCCACTGGGCCTCGGTGTCGACCGCTCTCCGCAGCACGGCGGCGATCAGGACCGACGGAACCCTGTGGGCGTGGGGCGCGTACGAGACCGGCATCGGGACCACCGGCGGCCGACTCCTCCCTGCTCAGGTGGGAAGCGACACGCACTGGTCCGCCGTCGCGGCCGGCAACACCTCCACCGCCGGCCTCACGACAGACGGCACCCTGTGGGAGTGGCCCTCCATCGCCGGCGGCGACGCCGTCGTGCGGCCGCTCCAGGTCGGCGCCGCCGCCGGATGGGTCACGGTGACAGCCGGCAGTGGTCACGTCGTGGCACTCAGGCCGTGA